One segment of Cyprinus carpio isolate SPL01 chromosome A17, ASM1834038v1, whole genome shotgun sequence DNA contains the following:
- the LOC109108118 gene encoding palmitoyltransferase ZDHHC22-like isoform X1, protein MLFRMVKLRLLNTIAPVYFYTATVVTFTLHFLLFMPTVFQSPDEALNPTMLVHIGVFLFLIGNALGNYTMTIWYPSESANETVIPVCSPDCPDRIDAHYLLNGRHFCKVCKKVILKRDHHCFFTGNCIGNKNMRYFIMFSIYTSCCCLYSLVIGVAYLTTEYSISFENPLTFLTLLPLSTGYFFLGKFNSVFLEAFLLQISWISTFFLFLPSGSISGLQFFLVIMLYVWLGIGLVSAGFCCQQLLLVARGQTWCELQKGQLSEGRGTWRANLTDVFGSRWALGLFLPVQTVETKPGNWQVYHDHKHD, encoded by the coding sequence ATGTTGTTCAGGATGGTAAAACTCAGACTACTCAATACGATTGCACCTGTATACTTCTACACTGCAACCGTGGTCACATTCACCCTCCACTTCCTCCTCTTCATGCCCACTGTTTTCCAAAGTCCAGATGAGGCGCTAAATCCCACCATGCTGGTCCACATTGGCGTCTTTCTATTCCTCATTGGGAACGCGCTGGGTAATTACACAATGACTATATGGTACCCATCTGAGAGTGCCAACGAGACAGTTATTCCAGTCTGTTCACCTGACTGCCCGGACCGAATTGACGCCCACTACCTCCTGAATGGACGCCACTTCTGCAAAGTGTGTAAGAAAGTGATTCTAAAACGGGACCACCACTGCTTTTTCACAGGAAACTGTATTGGGAATAAGAACATGCGCTACTTTATTATGTTCAGCATCTATACGTCCTGCTGTTGTCTGTATTCGTTGGTAATTGGGGTGGCGTATCTTACGACGGAATACTCCATTTCCTTTGAGAACCCACTGACGTTCCTCACTCTTCTGCCGCTCTCGACAGGTTACTTCTTCCTTGGTAAGTTTAATTCAGTCTTTCTTGAGGCTTTCCTGCTTCAAATATCCTGGATAAGtacattctttctttttctcccctCAGGTTCGATTTCCGGTCTCCAGTTCTTTCTGGTTATAATGCTGTACGTCTGGCTGGGTATTGGACTAGTGAGCGCTGGTTTCTGCTGTCAACAGCTTCTACTAGTAGCCCGAGGGCAAACCTGGTGTGAGCTACAAAAAGGGCAGTTGTCAGAGGGTCGGGGGACCTGGCGTGCCAACCTGACTGATGTTTTTGGTTCCCGGTGGGCTCTGGGCCTTTTCCTACCAGTTCAGACTGTGGAGACCAAACCTGGGAACTGGCAGGTCTACCATGATCACAAACATGACTGA
- the LOC109108118 gene encoding palmitoyltransferase ZDHHC22-like isoform X2 yields the protein MLFRMVKLRLLNTIAPVYFYTATVVTFTLHFLLFMPTVFQSPDEALNPTMLVHIGVFLFLIGNALGNYTMTIWYPSESANETVIPVCSPDCPDRIDAHYLLNGRHFCKVCKKVILKRDHHCFFTGNCIGNKNMRYFIMFSIYTSCCCLYSLVIGVAYLTTEYSISFENPLTFLTLLPLSTGYFFLGSISGLQFFLVIMLYVWLGIGLVSAGFCCQQLLLVARGQTWCELQKGQLSEGRGTWRANLTDVFGSRWALGLFLPVQTVETKPGNWQVYHDHKHD from the exons ATGTTGTTCAGGATGGTAAAACTCAGACTACTCAATACGATTGCACCTGTATACTTCTACACTGCAACCGTGGTCACATTCACCCTCCACTTCCTCCTCTTCATGCCCACTGTTTTCCAAAGTCCAGATGAGGCGCTAAATCCCACCATGCTGGTCCACATTGGCGTCTTTCTATTCCTCATTGGGAACGCGCTGGGTAATTACACAATGACTATATGGTACCCATCTGAGAGTGCCAACGAGACAGTTATTCCAGTCTGTTCACCTGACTGCCCGGACCGAATTGACGCCCACTACCTCCTGAATGGACGCCACTTCTGCAAAGTGTGTAAGAAAGTGATTCTAAAACGGGACCACCACTGCTTTTTCACAGGAAACTGTATTGGGAATAAGAACATGCGCTACTTTATTATGTTCAGCATCTATACGTCCTGCTGTTGTCTGTATTCGTTGGTAATTGGGGTGGCGTATCTTACGACGGAATACTCCATTTCCTTTGAGAACCCACTGACGTTCCTCACTCTTCTGCCGCTCTCGACAGGTTACTTCTTCCTTG GTTCGATTTCCGGTCTCCAGTTCTTTCTGGTTATAATGCTGTACGTCTGGCTGGGTATTGGACTAGTGAGCGCTGGTTTCTGCTGTCAACAGCTTCTACTAGTAGCCCGAGGGCAAACCTGGTGTGAGCTACAAAAAGGGCAGTTGTCAGAGGGTCGGGGGACCTGGCGTGCCAACCTGACTGATGTTTTTGGTTCCCGGTGGGCTCTGGGCCTTTTCCTACCAGTTCAGACTGTGGAGACCAAACCTGGGAACTGGCAGGTCTACCATGATCACAAACATGACTGA